One Coregonus clupeaformis isolate EN_2021a chromosome 21, ASM2061545v1, whole genome shotgun sequence DNA window includes the following coding sequences:
- the LOC121535633 gene encoding sal-like protein 3: MSRRKQKRPQQLMRPLPAASQILEHDDQLAVKSFSFPLTTDSSSSSSSSSPQSYQPPLAPRSYFWGLHTPSLPSKGSPLPCSPCQPTSCPISLTDPQSSLSPDFPHPSLFSQTVLRLPDTTSTTPSSQTHPPRSLMASPKLGVSATTTTSSSSSSASLCPPPHPGSPSPVPEGPPSPVTPSPSPGAASAAPPYAHLSIAVILDELRVLQQRQIHQMQMTEEICRQVLRLGGASCALEAPQILLPPLPQLCLEASERASSPPQPTPTQPPSSVAPLLACFSSLLPPQPASKPSKPSHPLSHVLRPHKSQMEGAGGATESYVYPGTSVRPSSSSSSSSASSAISTMASSNYPLALSLALPTRYLHEKSPNTTSASSHGGLSFLTPSLPTTASMAPPSSQEPHLSVSSAGSSTSSLGRLQHACRFCGKLFSSDSSLQIHLRSHTGERPYQCPVCLSRFTTRGNLKVHFLRHREQNPELSLSLLPPSLFGPGMGPAGGSEPQGQPMTSIGLSISAAQAQRRRKRRAEDDPYGDGMEVGGVGGGFSLGASTSAPPSSLPLPPSVDLALISTAHSLLRLNQVAAAAAAASISSAASSLTSSSSSSASSSLLSVPSSSASAIAGFFKGVKQQRFDENTPPHPPMMSHSAYSQLAHLPKLLFPSGSPHHHPALGLLRPPPPAPGSSHLSSTHSQLSFPFSHYPKAYASTSSPSSSTPTSDTSKLQRLVEKLEKEPPTSSPWASSSGETSHSSMASAGLFSSGLMGASTSSTYVMASPSSSTHAPTSVSNFTREMVAALGMSANGGSALAGAMLPGLGIMSTGSLAPNQCGVCLRVLSCPRALLLHQATHLGERPFPCKLCGRSFSTKGSLRSHLATHRARPPNSRAQNSCPLCQRKFTNALVLQHHIRMHLGGQLPPEGGPESLSEASAEPDAISEIQAHSQPQSNDTPKVSTESSTAASGSQSKNSAASTHFQTLVGGSAPVSVSVTSPKCVWEPNRSHSSSPDLIPPSDLSPDSFLNTSHTPPPGSADPPVLCVSVPSPPPPLGDTGSPVSDDNHAELLDSTIGTIGPAPTSSSVNKTTPLSSLMMSDCLLGQNALPLDVFLPGPRSNLENLLSTPTLSAPLAHPSPAPSFTPVLNPEQPKSHLAPKPDPEHPPKLQTPKPTEEDRVETPKPAAPKHDQALVPDTDPRMAPPSETADTSDAEARDDPQKAIPYTRETSQGAYLGSHGKEDGMGGVSDQLESTVPISLAPTLPPPLSRPEKKTYSCAECGKEYASRSGLKGHMKHHGGVVKATRPPVRSGRSASERLPANTPTTSSNPPATRSNVGFWNQYQAFLNTSNDPADDLAQGLASGSQGEDGEMPRLAKSPVRSQLLKEPTTGRGSEDGSDEGSTLESM; this comes from the exons ATGTCTCGTCGGAAACAGAAACGACCCCAGCAGCTCATGAGACCGCTCCCTGCAGCCTCTCAGATATTAGAGCATG ATGACCAGTTGGCAGTGAAGTCATTCTCCTTTCCTCTGACCACAGActcctcttcttcatcatcttcctcctctcctcagagCTACCAGCCACCCCTGGCTCCACGTTCCTACTTTTGGGGGCTTCACACCCCCTCTCTACCCAGCAAGGGCTCCCCCCTCCCCTGCTCCCCCTGCCAACCCACCTCCTGCCCCATCTCCCTCACAGACCCCCAGTCCTCCCTCTCCCCTGActtcccccacccctccctcttctcccagACAGTCCTGCGCCTTCCTGACACCACCTCCACGACGCCCTCCAGTCAGACCCACCCTCCCCGCTCTCTCATGGCCTCTCCCAAGCTGGGCGTGTCAGCCACCACTAccacctcctcatcctcttcctcagcctccctctgccccccaccccaccctggCAGCCCCAGCCCTGTACCTGAAGGCCCTCCCAGCCCTGTGACGCCCTCCCCCAGCCCGGGTGCTGCCTCTGCAGCCCCGCCCTACGCCCACCTGAGCATTGCGGTGATCCTGGATGAACTGCGGGTGCTGCAGCAGAGGCAGATTCACCAGATGCAGATGACGGAGGAGATCTGTAGGCAGGTGCTGCGGCTGGGCGGGGCCTCCTGTGCCCTGGAGGCGCCCCAGATCCTCCTGCCTCCTTTGCCCCAGCTCTGTCTGGAGGCCAGTGAGAGGGCCTCCAGTCCTCCCCAGCCTACACCCACCCAGCCTCCCAGCTCTGTAGCCCCTCTGCTGGCCTgcttctcctccctgctccctccccaGCCTGCCTCCAAGCCCTCCAAGCCCAGCCACCCCCTGTCCCATGTCCTGCGGCCACACAAGTCCCAGATGGAGGGCGCAGGAGGGGCTACAGAGTCTTATGTTTACCCTGGGACCAGTGTCcgcccttcctcctcctcttcttcctcttctgccTCCTCTGCCATCTCTACCATGGCCTCATCCAACTACCCCCTGGCCCTCTCCCTGGCCTTGCCCACCCGTTACCTCCATGAGAAATCCCCCAACACCACGTCAGCCAGCAGCCATGGTGGCCTGTCCTTTCTTACCCCGTCCCTGCCCACCACTGCCTCTATGGCACCCCCCTCCTCTCAGGAGCcccacctgtctgtctcctcagcggGGTCCTCGACCTCCTCCCTGGGGCGTCTGCAGCATGCCTGTCGGTTCTGTGGGAAGCTGTTCAGCAGTGACTCGTCCCTGCAGATCCACCTGCGCTCCCACACGGGCGAGAGGCCATACCAGTGCCCTGTCTGCCTCAGCCGCTTCACCACCCGCGGCAACCTCAAGGTGCACTTCCTCCGCCACCGCGAGCAGAACCCAgagctctcgctctccctcctccccccttccctgTTTGGGCCGGGCATGGGACCAGCGGGGGGGTCTGAGCCCCAGGGTCAGCCCATGACCAGCATTGGTCTGAGCATCAGCGCAGCGCAGGCTCAGAGACGTCGTAAACGGCGGGCTGAGGATGACCCGTATGGAGACGGTATGGAGGTGGGAGGTGTCGGAGGGGGCTTCTCTCTGGGGGCGTCCACCAgtgctcccccctcctctctcccccttccccccagTGTGGACCTGGCCCTCATCTCCACTGCCCACTCCCTCCTGCGGCTCAACCAAGTCGCCGCTGCAGCCGCTGCTGCATCCATATCCTCTGCTGCTTCCTCActcacatcctcctcttcctcctctgcatcctcctccctcctctctgttccctcctcGTCCGCCTCCGCCATCGCTGGGTTCTTCAAGGGGGTGAAGCAGCAGCGTTTTGATGAGAACACGCCCCCTCACCCTCCCATGATGTCACACTCTGCTTACTCCCAGCTGGCCCACCTCCCTAAACTACTCTTCCCCTCTGGCTCCCCCCACCATCACCCTGCCCTGGGCCTGCTCCGCCCTCCACCCCCTGCCCCAggctcctcccacctctcctccacccactCTCAGCTCTCCTTCCCCTTCTCCCACTACCCCAAAGCCTacgcctccacctcctccccctcctcctctacccccaccTCAGACACCTCCAAGCTGCAGCGGCTGGTGGAGAAGCTAGAGAAGGAgcctcccacctcctctccctggGCCTCCTCCTCAGGGGAGACCTCCCACAGCAGCATGGCCTCTGCTGGATTGTTCAGCAGCGGCCTCATGGGCGCCAGCACCTCCAGCACTTATGTGATGGCATCCCCATCGTCCTCCACCCACGCCCCCACCTCCGTCTCCAACTTCACCAGGGAGATGGTGGCCGCTCTGGGCATGAGCGCAAACGGGGGCAGCGCTCTGGCAGGCGCCATGCTCCCCGGCCTTGGCATCATGAGCACTGGCTCCCTGGCCCCCAACCAGTGTGGGGTGTGTCTGCGTGTGCTGAGCTGCCCCAGGGCACTGCTTCTGCACCAGGCCACCCACCTGGGTGAGCGCCCCTTCCCCTGTAAACTGTGTGGACGCTCCTTCTCCACCAAGGGCAGCCTGCGGTCCCACCTGGCAACCCACCGTGCCCGCCCGCCCAACTCTCGCGCCCAGAACTCTTGCCCTCTTTGCCAGCGCAAGTTCACAAACGCCCTGGTGCTGCAGCACCACATCCGCATGCATCTGGGAGGGCAGCTGCCACCGGAGGGCGGTCCAGAGTCTCTGTCAGAGGCCTCAGCAGAGCCTGATGCTATCTCTGAGATCCAGGCCCATTCCCAGCCACAGTCCAATGACACCCCCAAGGTCTCCACTGAGAGCTCCACTGCAGCCTCAGGCAGCCAGTCAAAGAATTCAGCAGCGTCCACACACTTTCAAACCCTAGTGGGAGGCTCCGCACCCGTATCGGTCAGTGTGACATCACCAAAGTGTGTCTGGGAGCCCAACAGATCTCACTCCTCCAGCCCTGACCTGATCCCTCCCTCTGACCTCAGCCCTGACTCCTTCCTAAACACCTCACACACCCCTCCACCCGGCAGCGCAGACCCCCCAGTCCTGTGTGTCAGTGTGCcttctccaccccctcctctaggaGATACAGGCTCCCCAGTCAGTGATGACAACCATGCTGAACTCCTTGATTCAACCATTGGTACCATTGGCCCTGCTCCCACTTCCTCCAGTGTTAACAAAACCACCCCCTTGTCCAGTCTAATGATGTCAGACTGTCTATTGGGTCAGAATGCCCTTCCTCTCGATGTCTTCCTCCCTGGACCTAGATCAAACCTGGAGAATCTACTGAGCACCCCAACCCTCAGTGCCCCGTTAGCACACCCCAGCCCAGCCCCCTCCTTTACCCCTGTCCTTAACCCAGAGCAACCCAAATCCCACCTAGCACCCAAACCAGACCCAGAGCATCCCCCTAAACTCCAAACCCCCAAGCCCACAGAGGAAGACAGGGTTGAAACCCCCAAACCTGCAGCACCAAAGCATGACCAAGCTCTTGTGCCTGATACGGACCCCAGAATGGCACCACCATCAGAGACCGCAGACACAAGCGATGCTGAGGCTAGGGATGATCCTCAGAAAGCTATACCCTACACCAGGGAGACAAGTCAGGGGGCGTACCTTGGCTCCCATGGGAAGGAGGATGGGATGGGTGGTGTCTCTGACCAACTGGAAAGCACTGTTCCCATCAGTTTGGCTcccactctcccccctcccctgtctcGCCCTGAGAAGAAGACATACAGCTGTGCCGAGTGTGGGAAAGAGTATGCCAGCCGCAGTGGACTGAAG GGACATATGAAGCATCATGGAGGGGTTGTCAAGGCAACACGTCCCCCTGTACGGAGCGGTCGCTCGGCCTCTGAGCGACTTCCTGCTAACACACCGACAACGTCCTCCAACCCCCCGGCCACCAGGAGCAATGTGGGCTTCTGGAACCAGTACCAAGCCTTCCTCAACACCAGCAACGACCCGGCAGACGACCTGGCACAAGGCCTGGCCAGTGGCAGCcaaggagaggatggggagatgCCCCGATTGGCTAAATCTCCTGTTAGATCCCAGCTGTTGAAGGAGCCGACGACTGGGAGGGGTTCAGAGGATGGGTCTGACGAAGGGTCTACTCTAGAGTCAATGTAA
- the LOC121535632 gene encoding cerebellin-1, whose protein sequence is MYPRVVRPSNFEPTVLLGLLLLWGPLRSQAQNDTEPIVLEGKCLVICDSTPNSEPAGNALGMSVRSGTGRVAFSATRQTNHEPTDMSNRTMIIYFDQILVNVGNHFDQESSVFLAPRRGVYSFNFHVVKAYNRQTIQVSLMVNGWPMISAFAGDQDVTREAATNAGLVIMERGDKTYLKLERGNLMGGWKYSTFSGFLVFPL, encoded by the exons ATGTATCCCAGGGTGGTTCGTCCATCCAACTTCGAGCCCACAGTGCTGCTAGGGCTGCTGCTCCTATGGGGGCCTCTACGGTCCCAGGCCCAGAATGACACAGAGCCTATCGTCCTGGAAGGGAAGTGTTTGGTGATCTGTGACTCCACTCCCAACTCTGAGCCAGCGGGAAATGCCCTTGGCATGTCAGTACGCTCAGGCACCGGCCGGGTGGCCTTCTCTGCCACCCGCCAGACCAACCATGAGCCCACAGACATGAGCAACCGCACCATGATCATCTACTTCGACCAG ATCCTGGTGAATGTGGGCAATCACTTTGACCAGGAGAGCAGTGTCTTCCTAGCCCCCAGGAGGGGAGTCTACAGCTTCAACTTCCATGTAGTGAAGGCCTATAACAGACAGACTATCCAG GTTAGTCTGATGGTGAATGGGTGGCCAATGATCTCAGCCTTCGCTGGGGACCAGGATGTGACGCGGGAGGCAGCCACCAACGCAGGCCTGGTGATcatggagagaggagacaagaccTACCTCAAACTGGAGAGGGGAAACCTGATGGGCGGCTGGAAGTATTCCACCTTCTCCGGCTTCTTGGTTTTTCCCCTATAG
- the LOC121534718 gene encoding E3 ubiquitin/ISG15 ligase TRIM25 produces the protein MASLEEELTCSVCRDVFSQAQPLPCGHSFCPACVRDAWGHGEAGVRGRFTCAQCQEEQGVVACDCCPPVGDGDQSGNAVAVKTCLRCEVSLCAEHLKPHLERPAFKTHLLVEPLGDLSHRRCPAHEEMFRYYCADERVYVCADCLLEGGHAQHRVKGLRKVEEDLKVILQSLLQKADEKLNKGEQILQEHQNTDRTMTDLSLADDSQVERMGVALQLQVERLVLALRESTRRERQQAMERLQNICSRVREDLSQTQDIHHYLGSLLEETDPFLLIWAFQSDDSRLLADLNCPLFTPDSLSLDRKYIVEDIESKYREFITETLRCLTELKRELLTSPLTLDTNSAHPLLSISDGLRSAMRVKQRLPCATHPDRFDHWAQVLTVQTFSSGTHYWELEAEGFWDIAVSYRSIGRKGKEGTAFGNNKMSWSLTQQHDRKLAAWHNHRKTRLSSRMSGNRVGVALDYGAGTITFSEVGPSNTLTHLHTFSTSFNQPVCLGFGLYKAELHSRISIVRV, from the exons ATGGCGTCCCTGGAGGAGGAGTTGACCTGTTCGGTGTGCCGCGATGTCTTCAGCCAGGCCCAGCCCCTGCCTTGCGGCCACAGCTTCTGCCCAGCATGTGTGCGAGATGCCTGGGGCCACGGGGAGGCGGGGGTCAGGGGTCGCTTCACCTGCGCACAGTGCCAGGAGGAACAGGGGGTGGTGGCGTGTGACTGCTGCCCCCCTGTGGGGGACGGGGACCAGTCTGGGAATGCCGTGGCGGTGAAGACCTGTCTGCGCTGTGAGGTGTCTCTGTGTGCAGAGCACCTGAAGCCCCACCTGGAGCGGCCCGCCTTCAAGACACACCTGCTAGTGGAACCTCTGGGAGACCTGTCCCACCGCAGGTGTCCAGCCCATGAGGAGATGTTCCGCTACTACTGTGCAGACGAGCGGGTGTACGTGTGTGCAGACTGTCTGTTGGAGGGTGGCCATGCACAGCACCGGGTTAAAGGACTGAGGAAGGTGGAGGAGGACCTGAAG GTCATCCTCCAGAGCCTTCTCCAGAAAGCAGATGAAAAGCTGAATAAAGGTGAACAGATCCTCCAAGAGCACCAGAACACTGACCGCACTATGACA GACTTGTCTTTGGCAGATGACTCCCAGGTGGAGCGTATGGGTGTAGCCCTGCAGCTGCAGGTGGAGAGGCTGGTGCTGGCCCTGAGGGAGAGCACCAGGAGGGAGAGGCAGCAGGCCATGGAGCGCCTCCAGAACATCTGCAGCAGGGTGAGAGAGGACCTGAGCCAGACCCAGGACATCCACCACTACCTGGGCTCCCTGCTGGAGGAGACAGACCCCTTCCTGCTCATCTGG GCATTTCAATCTGATGACTCAAG GCTGCTTGCGGACCTGAATTGTCCCCTGTTCACTCCTGACTCCCTCAGCCTGGACAGGAAGTACATTGTGGAGGATATCGAGAGCAAGTACCGAGAGTTCATCACCGAGACACTGCGCTGTCTCACCGAACTCAAGAGAGAGCTCT TAACAAGTCCATTGACTCTGGACACTAACTCTGCCCATCCTCTCCTGAGCATTTCGGACGGCCTGCGGTCAGCCATGCGGGTCAAACAGCGCCTTCCATGTGCCACTCACCCTGACCGCTTCGACCACTGGGCTCAAGTCCTGACCGTCCAGACCTTCTCCTCAGGAACCCATTACTGGGAGCTGGAGGCAGAGGGCTTCTGGGACATTGCGGTGTCCTACCGGAGCATCGGGCGGAAGGGGAAGGAGGGCACTGCCTTTGGAAATAACAAG ATGTCTTGGAGCCTGACGCAGCAGCACGACAGGAAGCTGGCCGCCTGGCACAACCACAGGAAGACCCGCCTTTCCAGCCGGATGTCAGGCAACCGTGTGGGCGTGGCCCTGGATTATGGCGCAGGCACCATCACCTTCTCCGAGGTGGGGCCTTCCAACACCCTGACCCACCTGCACACCTTCAGCACCTCCTTCAACCAGCCTGTTTGCCTAGGCTTTGGCCTCTACAAGGCCGAGCTCCACAGCAGAATCTCCATAGTGAGGGTGTGA